The genomic interval CCTCACCGCCGTGACCGACGCCCGCTCCGCCTGGGCCAAGGCCGGCAACCCCAACGAAAAAATCGCGGCCGCCAACCAGTTCAACAGCGCGATCTCGCGCCTGCTGGTGACGGTGGAAGCCTATCCGAACCTCAAGGCGACCGAAGCGTTCATGCGCCTCAACGACGAGCTGGCCGGCACCGAAAACCGCATTCAATTCGCGCGGCAGGGCTACAACGAGACGGTGAAAACCTACAACATGACCATACGGTTTTTCCCCGGCAGCATCATCGCCGGAATGTACGGCTTCACCGCCAAGACGCTTTTCGAGGCGAAGAGCGGAGCCGACGCTCCTCCGGCGGTTTCGTTCGATAACAAGTGAGGCGGTTTCCCCTTACGCTGGCGCTGGCGGCGGCCCTTTGGGCCGTCCCCGCTTTCGCCGCGCTCCCCGCCATTCCCGCCCCCACGGGGCTTGTCACCGACGCGGCGGGGATACTGCAACCGGCGCAGCGCAATGCGCTGGATGCCGAATTGCGGGCCTACGAACAGCAGACCGGCACCGAAATAGCCATCCTCATCGTGAAAGACACCGGCGGACTGGAGGCGTGGGAATACGCCACCAACGCGGGCAATCAGTGGGGAGTGGGCAAAAAGGGGGTCGACAACGGCGCTCTGATTCTGGTCGCGCTGGACACGCACGATTTCTGGATAGCCGCCGGGCGCCAGCTTGAAGGGGCGGTGACCGACGCCGAGGCCGGAGCGATATTCCGCGAGATGGTCCGCCCCCGTTTCCGCACCGGGGATTTTTACGGCGGGCTGAAGGCGGCGGTGGAAGGGACAAAACAGGCCATCGCCGGCGAGATATTCACCGACAAACGGATGGGCCGGAAAAGCGGGCGCGGCAAGACGAACTACTGGGATATTTTCGGCATCCTGTTCCCCTTTGGCATTATCCTCATTTCGTGGCTGGCGGCGGTGCTGGGCCGCTCGAAGGCATGGTGGCCCGGCGGACTCATCGGCGCGGGAGGCGGGGCGCTGGTGGCGTTTTTCTTCGGACTATCGTTGCTGCTCATCGGCGTCATCGCGGTGGCGCTCGGCTTGGCGGGCCTGGCGTTCGATTATGTGGTATCGAAGAGCTACAAAGATTACCGCGGCGGCGGTCCCACCCCCCCGTGGTTTATGGGGGGCGGCGGGTTCTCCGGCGGAGGCGGCGGGTTTGGGGGCGGCGGCAGTTTTGGCGGCGGAGGGTTCTCCGGCGGCGGGGGCGGCGGCAAGTGGTAGAAAACCGGTATTAGCGTCGATGGGCCATCCGGCCCATGCCGGTGCTACAGCGTCATGAGGTAGTCGGTCAGGGCGGCGCGTTCGGCATCCTGGATCTGGCGCATAATCTTCATGGCGGTAAATTTCCGGGTTTCGGCCCCCAGACGTTTTCTCATCTCCCGCGTTTCGGCATCGTTTTCATCCCACACCTTTTGCGGGTCGGCAAGCCACTTTTCCACCCATGCGCGGCTGTGAAGCGTGCCGAGCCCGGCCAGCCCCGGCCCGGCAAATTTTTCCGCGGTAACCCGGTGGCAGGCAATGCAATCCCCCTTGGCGGCATTATTGAAAATATACTTGCCGTCCGGCTTGTAGTCCGCCGCCAGCTTCCGTTCCCCCGCCGAACACGCCGCGAGAACAAGCGCGAAAACGGCCATCGCCAAATACTTCATGTCCACCGCTCCACAAATAAAAAAAGGGCGCGTCCCATAAGAACGCGCCCCTATTATAACAGCTCGGGGAAATTACAGTGTGTGCAGGTACGCGATAACGTCGTCGACTTCTTCCGCCGTCAGCTTGCCCGGGACCATCGCGGTCTTCGGCTTGCCAACTTTGTTGACACGCTTCTGCATAGCTTCGATGGCCGGTCCGCCCTTGGCCCAGGTGCCCTGCGAGTCGGATATCCATTCTTTCAGGAACGCGTCGTCGTTGTTCTTGGTCGTGCCGGCAAGGCCCGGGCCGACCAGTTTGGTGGCGTCGGTCTTGTGGCAGACTTTGCACTTGCCCGTGCCGTTAAAAAGAGCCTGCCCTTTGCCCGCATCGCCGGCAAAAGAAACGCCGACCGCGAGCGTAAGCGCGAACACCATCGAGAAAACGATTGATCTCATTC from Nitrospinota bacterium carries:
- a CDS encoding LemA family protein, with the protein product MKKSTIILIAVGIVLFFFVAWGINTYNSLVQLDETAKASFAQIEVQYQRRMDLIPNLVATVKGAANFEQGTLTAVTDARSAWAKAGNPNEKIAAANQFNSAISRLLVTVEAYPNLKATEAFMRLNDELAGTENRIQFARQGYNETVKTYNMTIRFFPGSIIAGMYGFTAKTLFEAKSGADAPPAVSFDNK
- a CDS encoding cytochrome c, coding for MKYLAMAVFALVLAACSAGERKLAADYKPDGKYIFNNAAKGDCIACHRVTAEKFAGPGLAGLGTLHSRAWVEKWLADPQKVWDENDAETREMRKRLGAETRKFTAMKIMRQIQDAERAALTDYLMTL
- a CDS encoding cytochrome c → MRSIVFSMVFALTLAVGVSFAGDAGKGQALFNGTGKCKVCHKTDATKLVGPGLAGTTKNNDDAFLKEWISDSQGTWAKGGPAIEAMQKRVNKVGKPKTAMVPGKLTAEEVDDVIAYLHTL
- a CDS encoding TPM domain-containing protein, giving the protein MRRFPLTLALAAALWAVPAFAALPAIPAPTGLVTDAAGILQPAQRNALDAELRAYEQQTGTEIAILIVKDTGGLEAWEYATNAGNQWGVGKKGVDNGALILVALDTHDFWIAAGRQLEGAVTDAEAGAIFREMVRPRFRTGDFYGGLKAAVEGTKQAIAGEIFTDKRMGRKSGRGKTNYWDIFGILFPFGIILISWLAAVLGRSKAWWPGGLIGAGGGALVAFFFGLSLLLIGVIAVALGLAGLAFDYVVSKSYKDYRGGGPTPPWFMGGGGFSGGGGGFGGGGSFGGGGFSGGGGGGKW